One window from the genome of Pantoea cypripedii encodes:
- a CDS encoding APC family permease, whose translation MSLNTSAAPQRAHLKKSLTLIPVVMMGLAYMQPMTLFDTFGIVSGLTDGHVATAYAFALIAILFTAISYGKLVRRFPSAGSAYTYAQKAISPHVGFMVGWSSLLDYLFMPMINILLAKSYFETLVPGIPSWIFVVLLVGFMTLSNLRGIKTVANFNSVIVVLQVLVMIVITGMVIYGVSHGVGAGTLTSSKPFWSSDAHVVPMITGATILCFSFLGFDGISSLSEETKDAERTIPRAIFLTALIGGVIFIAVSYFLQLYFPDISRFQNPDSSQPEIMLFVAGKVLQVGILIFSVVTVLASGMAAHAGVSRLMYVMGRDGVFPERFFGYVHPKWRTPSLNVLLVGAIALLAINFDLVTATALINFGALVAFTFVNLSVIAQFWIREKRNKTLKDHFHYLVLPVLGAMTVGALWINLEETSMVLGLVWAAVGIIYLAFVTRTFRNPVPQYSEEV comes from the coding sequence ATGTCGCTTAATACCTCCGCCGCACCGCAGCGTGCACACCTGAAAAAATCCCTGACCTTGATCCCGGTGGTCATGATGGGCCTGGCGTATATGCAGCCAATGACCCTGTTTGATACCTTCGGCATCGTCTCAGGTCTGACCGACGGCCACGTCGCCACTGCCTATGCGTTCGCGCTGATCGCCATTCTGTTCACTGCTATTAGCTACGGTAAGCTGGTACGCCGCTTCCCATCTGCGGGCTCCGCTTATACCTATGCACAGAAGGCTATCAGCCCACACGTTGGTTTTATGGTGGGCTGGTCATCGCTGCTGGACTACCTGTTCATGCCGATGATCAACATCCTGCTGGCGAAAAGCTATTTTGAAACGCTGGTGCCGGGCATCCCGTCGTGGATTTTCGTGGTGTTGCTGGTGGGCTTTATGACGCTCTCCAACCTGCGTGGTATCAAAACCGTCGCAAACTTCAACAGCGTGATTGTGGTGTTGCAGGTATTGGTGATGATCGTGATTACCGGCATGGTGATCTACGGTGTGTCGCACGGTGTGGGGGCAGGTACGCTGACCAGCTCGAAACCGTTCTGGTCATCTGACGCCCATGTGGTGCCGATGATCACCGGTGCGACTATCTTGTGTTTCTCATTCCTTGGCTTTGATGGCATCAGTTCGCTGTCGGAAGAGACAAAAGACGCTGAACGCACCATTCCACGCGCGATTTTCCTCACTGCGCTGATTGGTGGCGTGATCTTTATTGCGGTGTCCTACTTCCTGCAACTGTACTTTCCGGATATCTCGCGTTTCCAGAATCCGGACTCCTCACAGCCAGAAATTATGCTGTTTGTCGCGGGCAAAGTGCTGCAGGTTGGCATCCTGATCTTCTCGGTGGTCACGGTGCTGGCATCTGGCATGGCGGCGCACGCTGGCGTTTCCCGCCTGATGTATGTGATGGGGCGTGATGGTGTGTTCCCGGAGCGTTTCTTTGGCTATGTACACCCAAAATGGCGTACACCGTCACTGAACGTGTTGCTGGTCGGCGCGATTGCACTGCTGGCAATCAACTTCGACCTGGTGACCGCAACCGCACTGATTAACTTTGGCGCGCTGGTGGCGTTTACCTTTGTTAACCTGTCGGTGATTGCTCAGTTCTGGATCCGTGAGAAGCGCAACAAAACGCTGAAAGATCACTTCCATTATCTGGTGCTGCCGGTACTCGGCGCAATGACCGTTGGCGCGCTGTGGATTAACCTGGAAGAGACTTCAATGGTGTTAGGTCTGGTGTGGGCAGCTGTAGGGATTATCTACCTGGCGTTTGTGACCCGCACCTTCCGTAACCCGGTGCCGCAGTACAGCGAAGAAGTTTAA
- a CDS encoding glutamine synthetase family protein: MTNLVEVEDFTRHSEEKRTSAFQLEVNTWLERHPETQYVDILLNDLNGVFRGKRIPVSALAKLEKGCYFPASVFAMDILGNTVEEAGLGQALGEPDNICFPVLGSLMPSAADPQRVAQLLLTMCNQDGTPFDVEPRNVLNQLWQQLRNRGLFPVVAVELEFYLVDKKRDAEGYIQPPCAPGSDERNMQSQVYSVDNLDHFADVLRDIDDLAKQQGIPADGALAEASPGQFEINLHHTRDVLKACDHAIQLKRLVRQVAENHGMTATFMAKPYEEYAGSGMHVHISMLDAADHNAFSLDDGSDSPLLKRALAGMIDLMPASMALLAPNVNAYRRFLPDAFVPLQASWGHNNRTVALRIPCGDVENHRVEYRVAGADANPYLVVSTILAGILHGLDNQLPLPHPVKGNGHEAEGLALPIRQSDALYEFENSYPLQKILGERFSGVWHSCKQYELMQFERLITATEIDWMLKNA; this comes from the coding sequence ATGACGAACCTCGTGGAAGTAGAAGACTTCACGCGACATAGTGAAGAGAAGCGAACCAGCGCGTTCCAGCTGGAGGTGAATACCTGGCTGGAACGCCATCCTGAAACGCAATATGTCGATATACTTTTAAATGATCTGAATGGGGTATTTCGCGGTAAGCGCATTCCCGTCTCAGCGTTAGCAAAACTGGAAAAGGGCTGTTATTTCCCGGCTTCGGTCTTTGCCATGGATATTCTGGGTAACACCGTCGAAGAGGCCGGACTGGGACAGGCACTCGGCGAGCCAGACAATATCTGCTTTCCTGTCCTGGGTTCTTTAATGCCTTCCGCTGCCGACCCTCAACGCGTTGCACAACTGCTTTTGACCATGTGCAACCAAGATGGCACTCCCTTTGACGTTGAACCCCGAAATGTCCTCAATCAGCTGTGGCAACAGTTGCGCAATCGCGGATTATTTCCGGTGGTAGCGGTAGAGCTGGAGTTCTATCTGGTCGATAAAAAGCGTGATGCAGAGGGGTATATCCAGCCGCCTTGCGCGCCCGGCAGTGATGAGCGCAACATGCAAAGCCAGGTCTATTCGGTGGATAACCTCGATCACTTCGCTGATGTGTTGCGCGATATTGACGACCTGGCAAAACAGCAGGGCATTCCGGCGGATGGTGCGCTGGCCGAAGCCTCACCAGGACAATTTGAAATCAACCTGCATCACACGCGTGATGTGCTGAAAGCCTGCGACCACGCTATCCAGCTTAAACGCCTGGTGCGCCAGGTGGCGGAAAATCATGGTATGACCGCGACGTTCATGGCGAAGCCCTATGAGGAGTATGCGGGCAGCGGGATGCATGTGCATATCAGTATGCTCGATGCGGCCGATCATAATGCCTTCTCGCTGGATGACGGTAGCGATTCGCCACTGCTGAAGCGTGCGCTGGCAGGGATGATCGACCTGATGCCGGCTTCAATGGCACTGCTGGCACCGAATGTGAATGCTTATCGCCGCTTCCTGCCAGATGCGTTTGTGCCGTTGCAGGCTTCCTGGGGGCACAATAATCGCACGGTGGCGCTGCGTATTCCCTGCGGCGACGTGGAAAATCATCGTGTGGAATATCGTGTTGCCGGTGCCGATGCAAATCCTTACCTCGTGGTGTCAACTATTCTTGCCGGTATTCTGCACGGTCTGGACAACCAACTGCCGCTACCGCACCCGGTGAAAGGCAATGGCCATGAGGCGGAAGGGCTGGCGTTGCCGATTCGGCAGAGTGATGCGCTGTATGAATTTGAGAACAGTTATCCGCTGCAAAAAATATTGGGGGAGCGTTTCAGTGGCGTGTGGCATAGCTGCAAACAGTATGAACTGATGCAGTTTGAGCGGCTGATCACCGCCACCGAGATTGACTGGATGTTGAAGAACGCCTGA
- the puuD gene encoding gamma-glutamyl-gamma-aminobutyrate hydrolase codes for MGIIFDKPLIGVVMCQNNIGSHPGQTVHNKYLDAIVLAGGLPLPLPHQLMQAPHLLENSMTLLDGILLTGSPSNIEPWHYGEEGVETHADPARDRLAFGLITHAMGKKMPILGICRGLQELVVANGGALHRYLHLTHQFGEHREDDSLPLEQQYAPVHEVKPEADGLLSQLLGSDAAFKVNSLHQQGIREPGPQLRIEARAADGLIEAVSLRQHPFALAVQWHPEWHSTDDPISRRLFEAFIHAAARYHKEKRP; via the coding sequence ATGGGCATTATTTTTGACAAACCCTTGATTGGTGTAGTGATGTGCCAGAACAACATTGGCAGCCATCCGGGTCAGACCGTTCATAACAAGTATCTTGATGCCATCGTGCTCGCCGGTGGCCTGCCCCTGCCTTTGCCGCATCAACTGATGCAGGCCCCTCATCTATTAGAAAACAGTATGACGCTGCTGGACGGAATCTTGCTGACTGGCAGCCCAAGCAATATCGAACCCTGGCACTATGGCGAGGAGGGCGTGGAGACCCATGCTGATCCGGCGCGCGATCGTCTCGCCTTTGGTCTTATCACCCACGCGATGGGTAAAAAGATGCCGATACTGGGTATTTGTCGGGGTTTACAGGAACTGGTGGTGGCTAATGGCGGCGCGCTCCATCGCTACCTGCACCTGACGCATCAGTTCGGGGAACATCGCGAAGATGATTCGCTGCCACTGGAACAGCAATACGCCCCGGTGCATGAGGTAAAACCGGAAGCGGATGGCCTGCTCAGCCAGTTGCTCGGTAGCGATGCCGCTTTTAAGGTTAATTCGCTCCATCAACAGGGGATACGTGAGCCGGGTCCCCAATTGCGCATCGAGGCGCGTGCGGCCGATGGCCTGATAGAAGCGGTGAGTTTACGTCAGCACCCGTTTGCCCTGGCCGTTCAATGGCATCCGGAGTGGCATTCGACCGACGATCCGATTTCGCGCCGGTTGTTCGAAGCA